TCGTGGCATCGGAGCACCTCACGCCCACCTCCACGATGTCTGGATGTCTGCGATGCCCACTCCCACCGCATCACGGGACCGTGAGTGGACCCTTCCCACGGCGCATGGCATCCCCGTGTGCCCACCCCTGCGGTGCCGCCGCGCTGCCCATGCCCGCTCTGCCAGTGCCACCTGCTGGCAATGCAGCCGCTCTCACTTGGTGCCTGCCTGGCTGCGCACCATGTgagcacccccccccccccagcacacGGGACACGGGGTGCCAGCTTTCCGGTTTTATTTGTACGCTGTGATGTAGGGAGATTGCTGCTGCCCCGCTCAGCTGTTGTTCGCCATGGTCTGGGAGAAAGAAGCGGCTCGGGGAGCTTGGCACCCCGGCACCCCAATATTGGAGCACCATGGCACCCCAACACTGAGGTACCCCAACATCTCAGCATCCCAGCAGCCCTATACCTGGCACTCTGGCACCCCAGCGTCCCAGCACACTGGTACCCCAACACCCTGCCAGCTTGACACGCTGGTACTCTGACACACCAGCATCCCAGCAACCCAGCATTCCAACATCCCAACACCCCTACACTCCTGTATCTCAACACCCCAGCATCCCAACTCCCCAGCATGCCAACTCCCCAACACTCCAGCATCCCAACATCCCAACACCCCAGCATCCCAGCCCCCAGGCACACTGTACCCCACATCCCAGGTGTTCCACCATCCCCACACCCCAGCACCCCAGCACCCACCACTCACCTCAGCAATCCAGTCCTCAAAGGCAGAGACACGAGTGAAGACAGTGGGCTTCTTTGGAGTGTCACAGCCCAGTGAGGACACAAAGCTGGCGACACCATGCACCTCCCAGTGCCCATCCTCAGCCTGGCAGTTCAGGGGGCCACCCGAATCGCCCTGGGGACAGGATGGGGGTCAGGATGGTTTGGGGTGCTCCAATCCTCTCGTCGtggtgcagtgcagcacagtaCTCACGTTGCAGCCGGCCTGCTCAGCGCCGCCGGCACAGATCATCGTGGTGCGGATGGAAAGGCTGCCCCACCAGTCGGGTTGAGTGCAGTGCTCATGGTCCACCACAGGCATCAGAGCGTCCTGAAGTTTGTCTGGCAATGGTCCCCCCGCTGGCAGTGGGGGAGGTGTTAGGGATCCAGGTGGACAACGCTGTGCCCAGGATCCTGCTCGCCAGCCTCATCCATCCCACAGCCATCCCACATCTATTCCATGTCCATCCCGTGCCCATctacccatccatccatcccatATCCATCCATCCTACATCCACCCCAAAATCCCGCACCCATGCATCCATTCGTCCCCCTTCCAACCAGCCTCCCACCCTTCCCTCCACCCACATCCTTCCCTCCATGCCCCACACTGTCTCCTCACCCCCTGCCCCTCCCCCCCATCCCAGCACGCACTGGTCAGCCGCCCCCAGCCGCTCAGGTAGCAGGGGTAGCCGTTGGGCAGCACGGTGCCTGCAGGCGGCAGCCGCCCCGTCTGCACGTGGTCGTTGAGCACAGCATTGCGCCGCAGCTTCAGCAGGGCGATATCATTGCTGCACATGGGGACACGTGTCACCGGGATGAGGTCCTGGGGTGGGGACAGCATCCCCACACCGCCAGGCCCCACTCACCCGCAGGCCACACAGTAGCTCCTCCACTTGGGGTGCACGAAGATGTCCTCGGCGGCAACGGGGATGCGCTGCTCGGGGCCTTCAGCGGAGCTCATGTCGTACTCACCCAGCACCACCTCGTAGGTGAGAGTAGAGCTGCCGAGGGGACACCGTGCCCGCTGAcccaggggatggggctgcccaTCGCACCCCCCGAACAACCTCCGTGCACCCCTCCCACTCCGTCCTTGAACCCTGCACCCCCTCCTCCTTCACCCCGACCACCCCAACCCTGCAACGTGCATCCCTCCAAGCACCCCCCCCGCATCACCCTATGTACCCGCACACCTCCCACAC
The sequence above is a segment of the Numida meleagris isolate 19003 breed g44 Domestic line chromosome 20, NumMel1.0, whole genome shotgun sequence genome. Coding sequences within it:
- the CELA3B gene encoding chymotrypsin-like elastase family member 3B produces the protein MMLALLVPLLLAVGGCHAAVLPGGSRVVNGQDAVPYSWPWQISLQYERDGTFRHTCGGTLIAPDWVMTAAHCISSTLTYEVVLGEYDMSSAEGPEQRIPVAAEDIFVHPKWRSYCVACGNDIALLKLRRNAVLNDHVQTGRLPPAGTVLPNGYPCYLSGWGRLTTGGPLPDKLQDALMPVVDHEHCTQPDWWGSLSIRTTMICAGGAEQAGCNGDSGGPLNCQAEDGHWEVHGVASFVSSLGCDTPKKPTVFTRVSAFEDWIAETMANNS